In Syngnathoides biaculeatus isolate LvHL_M chromosome 19, ASM1980259v1, whole genome shotgun sequence, the genomic window ACTACTGCACGTACCGTATGCATCCAAGGTCTGCGAGTGTAATACATCTCTGACAGGAAACACGGCGTAACTAATCAGTTACGCTACCTCCACCTCCTCAATTTTACAGGGGACCTCAATGAGGTTGCAAGGGGCTCAATAAATATACTTGAGTGTGCTTTATCCATTATGCGGCTGCTTAAGGTGGTGAAATATTATGATTAGTAAAGCAATCCACAAGATGGATCGCTGTATtctcaaaatgcaaatattgcaCATGAACACAACTACTCGAGGCCTCCTGATCTTCATCTCAAAATGAAAGGCTAAAAGCTCTTTcataatgaattaaaaaaatgattatctcacttaaaaaaaaggaatttaattAACTTAAGTATCAGCCACAATATATGGACCACCTGCACAATTCAGCATTTGCaattttagagattttttttttggtcacgccGGATAGGTATACAAAAGTGACactcaatatacagtatatgcattgACGCCAATAGAGCTGAGCAACAGGAAGTGTCAATAGCCAATGGAGCAACACTAGCCTCTAGCGGAGGATCTACACAAATGCAACGCCAACTGAATTACCTAAATGCCGTTAAAACTAAGCTAAGAGTTACAGAGAGAAGGATGAATGTTTTTATTGGAACTTGAGCTGAAAGGTATTGGAAGCACCTTAAGAGCTGTTATTATAGACGCACTGGTCACAAGATAAATTGCTGACCCTGTGAGAAATTGAATCATCAATACTGACAGCGTCTGAGACTTGCAATGCTATATTTGAGAGACaatcttaaaaaaacacactgaaaaCTGGACCAATTTTGATCCCGACTCCCTTCTACCAATCAATCAGAGATCTGAGTATCAGATGTTCCCAAAGATTTATTTGAATGATTTGTTCTGGCGTGTTGGGTGAGTAATCAATACCCTGTAAATTGAATTAAAGGCTGGTTTACACTAAGGACCAACTCCAGAAGGAGACTCAGCAATCTTGTTTATGTGGAGTGAGTGCAGCGTGGAGTACATTCACATCTACAAAAATCCTTGGTGAAACATCATCAATGTGCTACTTCTAAAATGGTCAATCACATTAAAGTATTATGGAGAAGTTTAATGTAAAAGATGCACCGCGCccccaaaatacaataaaataaaaaggcacCGCCATAAATCACAAAGCCACAACATGATCTGTTGATGATTGAGCTGTACTAGGAATGCACTGGAAGTAGAAGTGGATCCGGGTGACATTAGACAGTGATACTGATGAGGGGGTACAAAGCAGTTGGGCATCACGTGGGTGCATTCAAAGCTACATTTTAAAAGGACAACAGGATTAGATGTCAtcacaatacaaaacaatgtcATCGTAACAAGTTAAACGCTCAATTGTCAAAGAATTACAAATACCGTTAAAACTGTGAATTTCTcaaggctgaaaaaaaaaaaataaaaataacgcaGACCTTTAAGCAAAGTTTGGTTTGTAATGCAGCGATATGAAAAGCAAATAGCATGGTAATAACAATTGAGTGCACCAACCTGCGGTAGACTCACGTGGGTTGCAAattgatcaaatatttttggcttgtctttaatttgtatttaaaatgctcatgaccctaaaaaaaataaaaatataaagataaaACTATGTATTTTCATTACCGTTTTGAGTTCAAGTGTGGCAATTTCAGTCATCACAATATGTCTCAGAAgacttttgaatatttttactAATCCCATAAATGAGTTTTATCATTGGCACAGAACCTTGGATTACATCACATGTTGCCACTTGAGTTCATACAAACGACAAAACATTATGAAAACTGCATTATCTCACCTGTAAACAGAACCACACATCACAGCCAGCTAATGACACTCAATAAGCAGATTAATTGCGGGAACACTACGGTTGGTTCCAGTGAGCTGTATTGAATAAAATGGGAAAACTGCTCCTTAATGCCCCCTGTCGGGAGAACGTTAGCACACTACAGAATCCAGAattcatttcaataaaaaaattcttttcACAAGTAGTACTTTGAAAGCTAGCATGTCTTGCGTGAAACATACGGATAGGACCAGAAGTATTTGGATGAAGAGGTTTCATGATATTGTCTCTTTACACAATCACAATTGATTGAAAGGCCATGGAAAGTGAAAAAGTTGAATTTAAATTTGATACCACAGAAAAAGACTACGATTCACAATCCTGCCATATTTgaaagagttttaaaaaaaaagttacggggatctaaacttttttttttttttaattgtgaaatGTATAATTCTACACTTTAGTTCAAACATGGTTGTGTGTAAAGGCAACACCCGCAGTAATTTACCTTAAAATATAATGTCTTCTTGATGGATTTGTTGGGTTTGACATGCTTTGGAAGAAACCACTGTCGAAAAGATGTCTCAGCTATAAGTGGAAGTCAAGAATGGGCACGTGTTTGCTAATTTCCACAAATGCCATTCAAAGATGTATAACATGTGCTACACTTATGCTACACTTGAAAGTGAGAACAGTATTTCTCTTCAGTCTGTCTGACTCTGCTGGAGCTTTAACATCTGAGCTGTCATGCTCGAGGTTGCTACAGGCAGGTTTTGAGGCACGTGGGCTTGCTGATATCTCTTACAAGCAATATCATCGGATGTCGAAAAGTAGGAAAAAGATAACTGGGCTCCAAAAGACACGTACAAGCTGGTGTCCAGTGCGATCCAACTAAGCAAGGCTGAGGTTTGACTGTAGCAAGGCAGTATTTGGGAAAAGGCAAACTGGTATTGGTTTTCAACTAGACGGACATGGTCTCAGAGTACAACTGCGTGGGGACTGCTGAGCCTTCTTGCTGTTGGGCTTGTGGCAAGGGAGACTGTGTGTAAGGGGGCGGTGCGTCGTTGGAGCTACTCGAGGCCCCTCCCTCAGAGATGAGAGGTGTGTGAGGGGAGGGCCGAGGTGCGTCAGCCTCGTCGTCGTGGGCACACTCGCTGTAGGGAGGGGGCTTCAGATCGTCCTCTGAAAAGGAAAGCATGTTGAAATAACTAAACTTCATTTATAATGGCGCTTTCACAACAGCTATAGCTGCACCAAAGTGGTGAAAGCAAAACGTAAAATAAGGACAAGACTAAGAAATTACCAACGTCTTGTTCTCCATTGAATAAAACAAGACGAAAGCTATGAGGTAAACAAAAACTGAGGGCTCGAGTGTCATTTACCCATGACTGTGATGAGTAAAAATTTATATTTGTCTCCTGGACAAAGTCTAGATTTGTTGTTCTTATTACCAACATCTGAACCAAGAAGCTGACTTTTGTGACACGATTGGACTCATATCGCTTCCAGGCAGTCAGCAAACGTGAGCAGAGTTACAAAGCTAGAGGTCATGGATGGCTTCAAACACAACGTGACAGCCCAAATGTGAGACGACCACAATGCATCCCACTGGGcatcacttcatttttttatgctatATGGTCACGTATCATAGGATAATCTAAATTGATCAACAGTTTAATCTAGTAATTAAGAGTAGCTTCCTTCTTTACAGACCATGactctatatttatattttttgtacacacacatatCCCATGGTATTGTCATGAAGTCAAAATggaaggagttttttttttttttttttttttaaaccagtacACTAAGTGTTGAAATACACAAAGAAAGCCATGCTATGTGTGACCGTTTAAATCCTCAATCTCAATCCTCAAATCCTGGACaaatcattttccatctttctTTAAATTGAGTCTAGATGCTTAAGAAAAGACCATCTAATCTCTCTCTAAAATGATAAGTACCCATTGGCAGAATTGTTCATTACCTGTAAAACCTCCCGTTGACAGTTTTTAGCATgtcaaaatggaattttcatgATGAGTAAATCTCTTTCCCTTGTGTGAACAAACAGGTTATGAGCACCGTGAAATAAATTATCATTTCTTAAGGAACAACCtagaattttaacatttaacatAACACAATTTAAATTCTAATTTAACATGCTTTAACTGACTGTTTTAGCTCTGAAGAACTTTGTCAGAGACCAGATAATTTGTTGTACTCATTTTTTTGGACTGGGAGGACATTTACCTACTTTTTTGGCTATTAAGAGTCAAACAGCAGGTTTATTCATTCTGCAGAAGACAAAGTATGGATTGCACTCTCCAGCTATACTGTAGTACCTTTGTTGCAAATGTCAAGGGTATACTATTGAGTTTCAAATTTGGtatctcaattgacccctccgtagaaattgcgtcatccgcgtcgctgaccaatcagaggccagagatctgcataaaccacgccccttgttggcgtccgctaTTATCTCAGACGTTGCATgttccagtatagcttttgttagcgttttatcacgtatttaggttctttaacaatagatatggttaagaggtatagtcacggactttgtaatagtgacgacaggtatcctgaaaggctagttggtggagtacaattcgtaccctttccaaaaccgaagacccagtacgaaaaatgtcttcgatggatcaaactttgggGAAGatggcatgatcaactgaatcgatctaaaatcaaccggaacagaagaccgagtacgaaaaatgtcttcgatggatcaaactttgtggaagatcgtatgatcaactgaatccatctaaaattaaccggaacagatatgtttgcacgaaggtaagccctatatttgattttcaatacatgtctcatataaatgaattagcagttcttcgcttgcataacatagctacgtgtgaatgattgacacatttgatctgtgttgagcgatattttgcgatgatctgactgcacaaacgtgtctgtgttggcggctaccgagctaagctaaaccggactagcgagtcctaaaagccttcgacgtgcaccgagacaccaagactgaaggaaggatgtttgaggacactataaagtagtggttgtcgtactcggtcgggacttgcgtaggttcggcactaattcaagaataattattgaggggagcgcgtgacgttacacaaagaaaacgagagaaacaactcgtaaatcaagcctcgccttcttcttttccttcatacggcggttcacaaacggctatacagatacacatacagattctgcacacaagtgtgataggtaacacgaaaataggaaactgtcagtgatgaattcgtctttgggttatgatatattatattatgtggcttatcggtcttcctctgactccggaaagatcttgcgctaatatcaatggtttctccgtcgatatccatgtaaataccattgaaatacccctcgcagaaatacttgaagccctgctgtctgcttttcaacgatatttcactattcgctaagaatgctagtgagaaatcagctggtaaatcggacaatttcgctctagtcttttcttcctgcgctgccatttttgctaattgtttgtctgaggttagcacacgtgaggtgacgtaacttcaggaggcgtggttaagtgccctgtacggaggggtcaattgtcgtagtgtactgtatttgaaagCTGTAAAGAGCCAGCAGCCTAAATCACTCTTCCTGCTTCAAGGCAAAAGTGGATGTGCTACCTCCAGAGACGGCATCATAAGGTGGTGGCATGTCCATGTGGGAGAAGGCCAGAGCAGGTGGCTGCGCTGTGGAGGGCTCTTCTTGTGACAGGTCATCAGGCACGCCGTACCAGCTTGGCCAGAGCGAGGTTTGCTGTGGAGGgagggaaaatatttttaagtcaATTGCACATCTATtagaaaatacacacaataaAGAGGCATACATGCTATTCAATGCCTGAAGTATTTGTGGAAAATGAGAGAACACGATGAgagcatttaatgttttttttttgtttttactgcacACATCTTGTTCTTTATCTTGTTAGAATACTGAATGTTCTTGTAACAGTTTGCTTCAGGTCACAAATCTACAAATTTGACAACCCAGCGCCCATTACATTCTAGGCGTGGAATACGATGACTGTACTCTACATGCAATACTGCACACTTCTGAACAGATAAACTTGATGGATATCAGCATCTAATTAGAGTGCATTTGATTAACAAGATTTTCATTTCCAAAATACAGCAACCATCCTGCAAAATTTGACGCTGACTGTGACCATTAGTCAGAACTACTGCAATGTGGGCGAAGGTTAAGACAAACAGGAAATGCCTTAAATGAGTCACACACGATTGTGTGTTGCTGCTCAGTGGTGTTCCTCAGACAGTAATGTGCAGAGAAAGGCGTTAGTGTTTCTAAAATATGGATAGTAcaattatgaaaaaataatccaaatggaaatgtttaaaaaaaaaaaaaaagaatgctctatatatatatatatatatatatatatatatatatatacacgcacaTTGAAAACTACAGCTGTAAAGCATGCATCTTGAACATCTGACAGACCACCCACTAACATTTTCGTCTAGTCTTGTCACATAGATGAATTCTGGCATACGTTTCATCATAATTCAGTGATCAAAGACCTTTGTTTACTTCTCACGCTTATGCTGTCACCATCAAAAGAAAAGGGGCATCAATAAATTCATTTCGT contains:
- the si:dkey-118j18.2 gene encoding uncharacterized protein si:dkey-118j18.2, which codes for MELYWYIVVIVFIIIKIFFYVCWYRSRQRQLAAYLSNPRNAQIVIVGGRAYLHQMCERQSQTSLWPSWYGVPDDLSQEEPSTAQPPALAFSHMDMPPPYDAVSGEDDLKPPPYSECAHDDEADAPRPSPHTPLISEGGASSSSNDAPPPYTQSPLPQAQQQEGSAVPTQLYSETMSV